A part of Miscanthus floridulus cultivar M001 chromosome 6, ASM1932011v1, whole genome shotgun sequence genomic DNA contains:
- the LOC136460995 gene encoding carotenoid cleavage dioxygenase 8 homolog B, chloroplastic-like: MSPTMTSPFCVFAAMSGATGWPSSAGGSAVPGRSLSTTQGGKGKRAVVQPLAASVVTTETPTPAPAPPARPVVDAPRRRGGRGTGEHAAWKSIRQERWEGALELEGELPLWLDGTYLRNGPGLWNLGDYGFRHLFDGYATLVRVSFRDGRAVGAHRQIESEAYKAARAHGKVCYREFSEVPKADSFLSYVGQLATLFSGSSLTDNSNTGVVRLGDGRVLCLTETIKGSIVVDPDTLDTLGKFEYTDKLGGLIHSAHPIVTDTEFWTLVPDLIRPGYSVVRMDAGTNERRFVGRVDCRGGPAPGWVHSFPITDHYVVVPEMPLRYCARNLLRAEPTPLYKFEWHLESGSYMHVMCKASGRVVASVEVPPYVTFHFINAYEEKDDEGRVTAIVADCCEHNANTSILDKLRLQNLRSSTGQDVLPDARVGRFRIPLDGSPFGELESALDPDEHGRGMDMCSINPAHIGKNYRYAYACGAQRPCNFPNTLTKID; this comes from the exons ATGTCTCCCACTATGACTTCGCCGTTCTGCGTATTTGCAGCGATGTCTGGCGCCACCGGCTGGCCGTCGTCGGCCGGTGGCTCTGCGGTGCCTGGCCGTAGTCTGTCCACTACACAGGGGGGCAAGGGAAAGCGGGCCGTGGTGCAGCCTCTCGCGGCTAGCGTCGTGACGACGGAGACGCCGACGCCGGCACCGGCCCCGCCGGCTCGGCCCGTCGTCGACGCCCCGCGCCGCCGTGGGGGCCGCGGCACCGGCGAGCACGCGGCGTGGAAGAGCATCCGGCAGGAGAGGTGGGAGGGGGCGCTGGAGCTGGAGGGGGAGCTGCCGCTCTGGCTG GATGGCACGTACCTGAGGAACGGCCCGGGCCTGTGGAACCTGGGCGACTACGGCTTCCGGCACCTGTTCGACGGCTACGCCACGCTGGTCCGCGTCTCGTTCCGCGACGGGCGCGCGGTGGGCGCGCACCGGCAGATCGAGTCGGAGGCGTACAAGGCGGCGCGCGCGCACGGCAAGGTGTGCTACCGCGAGTTCTCGGAGGTGCCCAAGGCGGACAGCTTCCTCTCGTACGTGGGCCAGCTCGCCACCCTCTTCTCGGGCTCCTCGCTCACCGACAACTCCAACACgggcgtcgtcaggctcggcgaCGGGCGCGTGCTGTGCCTGACGGAGACCATCAAGGGCTCCATCGTGGTGGACCCGGACACGCTCGACACCCTCGGCAAGTTCGAGTACACGGACAAGCTGGGCGGCCTCATCCACTCGGCGCACCCCATCGTGACGGATACCGAGTTCTGGACGCTGGTCCCGGACCTCATCCGCCCGGGCTACTCGGTGGTGCGGATGGATGCCGGGACCAACGAGCGGCGGTTCGTCGGCAGGGTGGACTGCCGCGGCGGGCCGGCGCCCGGGTGGGTGCACTCGTTCCCCATCACCGACCACTACGTGGTCGTGCCGGAGATGCCGCTCCGGTACTGCGCCAGGAACCTCCTCCGCGCGGAGCCCACCCCGCTGTACAAGTTCGAGTGGCACCTCGAGTCCGGTAGCTACATGCACGTCATGTGCAAGGCCAGCGGCAGGGTCGTGGCCAGCGTGGAGGTGCCGCCGTACGTCACGTTCCACTTCATCAACGCGtacgaggagaaggacgacgaggGCCGCGTCACGGCGATCGTCGCGGACTGCTGCGAGCACAACGCCAACACCTCCATCCTCGACAAGCTCCGGCTCCAGAACCTCCGGTCTTCCACCGGCCAGGACGTCCTCCCCGACGCCAG GGTGGGCCGGTTCAGGATCCCGCTGGACGGGAGCCCGTTCGGCGAGCTGGAGTCGGCGCTGGACCCGGACGAGCACGGCCGCGGGATGGACATGTGCAGCATCAACCCGGCCCACATTGGCAAGAACTACCGATACGCCTACGCCTGCGGCGCCCAGCGGCCGTGCAACTTCCCCAACACCCTCACCAAGATCGAC